One region of Ornithinibacter aureus genomic DNA includes:
- a CDS encoding CsbD family protein codes for MGIGDKIENAKDELVGKGKEAAGEVTDNERLEAEGRVQQAEADVKQAGEKVKDAFKN; via the coding sequence ATGGGAATTGGCGACAAGATCGAGAACGCCAAGGATGAGCTGGTGGGCAAGGGCAAGGAGGCCGCCGGCGAGGTGACCGACAACGAGCGCCTCGAGGCCGAGGGCCGCGTCCAGCAGGCCGAGGCCGACGTCAAGCAGGCCGGCGAGAAGGTCAAGGACGCGTTCAAGAACTGA
- a CDS encoding GcvT family protein, with protein sequence MTDPRTGATASEDGRAGTPTGLPQRARIVIVGGGVIGASTAYHLAHLGETDVLLLEQGTLSCGTTWHAAGLVGLLRASESGTRLVQHSADLYQRLEAETGLSTGYRQCGGLIVARTPERMTALRRTAATAAAYDLDCELLTPAQAGERYPLLYTDDLQGAIWLPGDGTANPTDVTQSLAKGARQLGVTVRERVRVTGFDVVADPGAPGGRRVRGVRTDAGDVACEVVVNCAGQWAKAVGAMAGVGVPLHSAEHFYVVTDQIGGVAPGMPILRDPDGWTYVKEEVGGLVVGGFEPEAKPWVSPESIPYPFEFQLLDEDWEHFAVLMDSAIHRLPVLERTGIRTFYNGPESFTPDNQSILGESPDVAGFFVGAGFNSVGIASAGGAGRALAQWVVAGEPQEDLALVDIRRFAPFHASTPWLRDRVSEVLGLHYAVPWPGRELDTARPFRCSPVHDRLEAAGAWFGSKMGWERPNYVAPLSVPPSQRPATYGWGRQPWHDWVDEEQRATREALALFDQTSFGKLRVHGPDALSLLYLVCTANVDRPVGAAVYTAMLNSRGGYEADVTVTRVGEQEWLIVTSSASPVRDADWLRRHVAPAWQVSVEDVTTSYAVFGLMGPRSRELLARISTADVGAEGFAFGTSRVIDIGPALVRATRITYVGELGWEFMVPTELATGVWDRIVDAGGDLGVRLAGYHAINALRLDKGYRAFGAELGPDRTPLEAGLLFTCDLAGDRAFIGREALERQRAVGPPRRLASFIVDDPEAVLWGGELLLRDGVPVGQVTSAARSATVGAAVGLTWVWDPDGGPLPRQVLDAGGYAVDVAGTRHPVRLSTRALHDPTNGHTRA encoded by the coding sequence GTGACCGACCCACGCACCGGTGCCACGGCATCCGAGGACGGCCGCGCCGGCACGCCGACGGGGCTGCCGCAGCGGGCCCGGATCGTCATCGTCGGCGGGGGAGTGATCGGCGCGTCGACGGCCTATCACCTGGCCCACCTCGGCGAGACCGACGTGCTGCTGCTCGAGCAGGGCACGCTGTCGTGCGGCACGACGTGGCACGCGGCCGGGCTCGTCGGGTTGTTGCGCGCCAGCGAGAGCGGCACCCGGCTCGTGCAGCACTCGGCCGACCTCTACCAGCGGCTCGAGGCGGAGACCGGGCTGTCGACCGGCTACCGACAGTGCGGGGGCCTGATCGTCGCGCGCACGCCGGAGCGGATGACGGCGCTGCGCCGCACGGCCGCGACGGCCGCCGCCTACGACCTCGACTGCGAGCTGCTGACTCCGGCGCAGGCGGGGGAGCGGTACCCGCTGCTGTACACCGACGACCTCCAGGGCGCGATCTGGCTGCCGGGCGACGGCACCGCCAACCCGACCGACGTCACCCAGTCGCTGGCCAAGGGTGCCCGTCAGCTCGGGGTCACCGTGCGGGAACGGGTGCGGGTCACCGGGTTCGACGTCGTGGCCGACCCGGGCGCGCCCGGTGGTCGCCGGGTGCGCGGCGTGCGCACGGATGCCGGGGACGTCGCCTGCGAGGTGGTCGTCAACTGCGCCGGTCAGTGGGCCAAGGCCGTGGGGGCGATGGCCGGGGTCGGCGTGCCACTGCACTCGGCAGAGCACTTCTACGTCGTCACCGACCAGATCGGCGGAGTGGCGCCGGGCATGCCGATCCTGCGCGACCCGGACGGGTGGACCTACGTCAAGGAGGAGGTCGGCGGCCTCGTCGTCGGCGGCTTCGAGCCGGAGGCCAAACCGTGGGTGTCGCCCGAGAGCATCCCGTACCCGTTCGAGTTCCAGCTGCTCGACGAGGACTGGGAGCACTTCGCCGTGCTCATGGACAGCGCGATCCACCGGTTGCCAGTGCTCGAGCGCACCGGCATCCGCACGTTCTACAACGGACCCGAGAGCTTTACCCCGGACAACCAGTCCATCCTCGGGGAGTCGCCCGATGTCGCCGGGTTCTTCGTCGGCGCGGGGTTCAACTCGGTGGGCATCGCCTCGGCCGGTGGCGCCGGTCGGGCGCTTGCGCAGTGGGTCGTCGCCGGGGAGCCCCAGGAGGACCTGGCCCTCGTCGACATCCGGCGGTTCGCCCCGTTCCACGCGAGCACGCCGTGGTTGCGCGACCGGGTCTCGGAGGTGCTCGGGTTGCACTACGCGGTGCCGTGGCCGGGGCGCGAGCTCGACACCGCCCGTCCCTTCCGCTGCTCGCCGGTGCACGACCGGCTGGAGGCAGCCGGCGCGTGGTTCGGCTCGAAGATGGGGTGGGAACGGCCGAACTACGTCGCCCCGCTGAGCGTGCCGCCGTCGCAGCGCCCGGCCACCTACGGGTGGGGGCGACAGCCCTGGCACGACTGGGTCGACGAGGAGCAGCGCGCCACCCGCGAGGCGCTAGCCCTGTTCGACCAGACCTCGTTCGGCAAGCTGCGGGTGCACGGACCCGATGCGTTGTCGTTGCTGTACCTGGTCTGCACGGCTAACGTCGACCGCCCAGTCGGCGCGGCCGTCTACACGGCGATGCTCAACAGCAGGGGCGGCTACGAGGCCGACGTCACCGTGACGAGGGTCGGGGAGCAGGAGTGGCTCATCGTGACGAGCTCGGCCTCGCCGGTGCGCGACGCCGACTGGTTGCGTCGGCACGTCGCGCCCGCGTGGCAGGTGTCGGTCGAGGACGTCACCACGTCGTATGCCGTGTTCGGTCTCATGGGTCCGCGCTCGCGTGAGCTGTTGGCCCGGATATCGACCGCTGACGTCGGCGCTGAGGGGTTCGCGTTCGGCACGAGTCGGGTCATCGACATCGGTCCCGCCCTGGTGCGAGCCACCCGGATCACCTACGTCGGCGAGCTCGGCTGGGAGTTCATGGTGCCGACCGAGCTCGCCACCGGTGTCTGGGACCGCATCGTGGATGCCGGGGGCGACCTCGGTGTGCGACTGGCCGGCTACCACGCCATCAATGCCCTCCGGCTGGACAAGGGCTACCGGGCCTTCGGTGCCGAGCTGGGCCCGGACCGCACCCCACTGGAGGCGGGGCTGCTGTTCACCTGCGACCTGGCCGGTGATCGGGCCTTCATCGGCCGGGAGGCACTGGAGCGGCAGCGAGCCGTCGGTCCGCCCCGGAGGCTGGCATCCTTCATCGTCGATGATCCCGAGGCGGTGTTGTGGGGCGGTGAGCTGCTGCTGCGCGACGGTGTGCCCGTGGGTCAGGTGACCAGTGCGGCGCGGAGCGCCACCGTGGGTGCAGCGGTGGGCCTGACCTGGGTGTGGGACCCCGACGGTGGACCGCTGCCTCGTCAGGTTCTCGACGCTGGTGGTTACGCGGTCGACGTCGCCGGGACACGGCATCCGGTGCGGTTGTCGACCCGGGCGCTCCACGATCCGACCAACGGCCACACGCGAGCCTGA
- a CDS encoding pyruvate carboxylase: MFTKILVANRGEIAVRAFRAATELGAKTVAVFPHEDRNSEHRLKADESYQIGEPGHPVRAYLDHENIVRVAVECGADAIYPGYGFLSENPLLAEACEANGITFIGPPASVLHLTGNKSRAITAARAAGLPTLASAEASTDLDALAAAAEDIGFPVFVKAVSGGGGRGMRRVDDPSTLRESLEAAQREADAAFGDPTLYLEQAVVNPRHIEVQLLADGSGSVLHLYERDCSVQRRHQKVVEIAPAPNLDPDTRAQMCADAVRFGESIGYRNAGTVEFLLGEDGRYVFIEMNPRIQVEHTVTEEVTDVDLVVAQMRIAAGESFEDLGMKQGDIYVRGAALQCRITTEDPANGFRPDAGQISVYRSAGGGGVRLDGGTVFVGAQVSPHFDSMLVKLTCRGRSFPMAVRRARRALAEFRIRGVSTNIPFLEAVLADPVFQAGQATTSFIDQRPELLEARMGGDRGTRLLTYLADVSVNQPHGPATTHLKPRTKLPTLDTASPLPRGNRDLLREVGPAEFARQLRERTDVPVTDTTFRDAHQSLLATRMRTRDLLHVAGHVSRLTPELLSMEAWGGATYDVALRFLSEDPWERLALLREAMPNIPLQMLLRGRNTVGYTPYPTKVTDAFVAEAARTGLDIFRIFDSLNDVSQMRPAVDAVLATDTAVAEVALCYTGNLLDPGERLYTLDYYLRLAEQIVDTGAHVLAIKDMAGLLRAPAAATLVRALRSRFDLPVHLHTHDTAGGQIGTLLAAIDAGVDAVDAACSSMSGTTSQPSLSALVAATDGTERPTGLDIDKVFSLEPYWEAVRTIYKPFESGLASPTGRVYFHEIPGGQLSNLRQQAIALGLGDRFEDIEDMYAAANRILGNIVKVTPSSKVVGDLALALVGAGADPADFEENPTKYDIPDSVIGFLEGELGDPPGGWPEPFRTKALQGRTAKPRQTELTPEQEAALVTDPRRTLNQLLFPGPTKEFEASREAFGDLSVLGTIEFLHGLEQGTEYEAEIEAGKRLILGISSVGEADRQGMRTVMCTLNGQFRPVTVRDRSITADVKAVEKADPSVPGHVPAPFSGVVTPVVAEGDTVEPGGVVATIEAMKMEANITSPVGGTVARLAFSGHHQQVEGGDLIVVVTPA, encoded by the coding sequence GTGTTCACCAAGATCCTCGTCGCCAACCGTGGGGAGATCGCGGTCCGCGCGTTCCGTGCGGCCACCGAACTCGGCGCGAAGACGGTTGCCGTCTTCCCGCACGAGGACCGCAACTCCGAGCACCGGCTCAAGGCCGATGAGTCCTACCAGATCGGTGAGCCCGGCCACCCGGTGCGCGCCTACCTCGACCACGAGAACATCGTGCGGGTAGCGGTCGAGTGCGGCGCCGACGCCATCTACCCGGGCTACGGATTCCTCTCCGAGAACCCCTTGCTGGCGGAGGCGTGCGAGGCCAACGGCATCACGTTCATCGGCCCACCGGCATCCGTCCTCCACCTCACGGGCAACAAGTCGCGGGCGATCACGGCCGCCCGCGCCGCCGGGCTGCCGACCCTGGCCAGCGCCGAGGCGTCGACCGACCTCGACGCCCTGGCCGCAGCCGCCGAGGACATCGGCTTCCCCGTCTTCGTCAAGGCCGTCTCCGGCGGCGGCGGCCGCGGCATGCGGCGCGTCGATGACCCGTCGACCCTGCGTGAGTCGCTCGAGGCGGCCCAGCGCGAGGCCGATGCCGCATTCGGCGACCCCACGCTCTACCTCGAGCAGGCCGTGGTCAACCCCCGGCACATCGAGGTGCAACTGCTGGCCGACGGCTCCGGCTCGGTGCTGCACCTCTACGAACGCGACTGCTCGGTGCAGCGCCGCCACCAGAAGGTCGTCGAGATCGCGCCCGCCCCGAACCTCGACCCCGACACCCGTGCGCAGATGTGCGCGGATGCCGTGCGCTTCGGTGAGTCGATCGGCTACCGCAACGCGGGAACGGTCGAGTTCCTCCTCGGCGAGGACGGCCGCTACGTCTTCATCGAGATGAACCCGCGCATCCAGGTCGAGCACACCGTCACCGAGGAGGTCACCGACGTCGACCTCGTCGTGGCGCAGATGCGCATCGCGGCGGGTGAGTCGTTCGAGGACCTCGGCATGAAGCAGGGCGACATCTACGTGCGCGGCGCGGCGCTTCAGTGCCGCATCACCACCGAGGACCCGGCCAACGGCTTCCGCCCGGATGCCGGGCAGATCAGCGTCTACCGCTCGGCCGGCGGTGGCGGGGTGCGTCTCGACGGCGGCACGGTGTTCGTCGGGGCGCAGGTCAGCCCCCACTTCGACTCCATGCTGGTCAAGCTCACCTGCCGGGGGCGCAGCTTCCCGATGGCGGTGCGCCGGGCCCGTCGGGCGCTCGCCGAGTTCCGCATCCGCGGGGTGTCGACGAACATCCCCTTCCTCGAGGCCGTGCTCGCCGACCCGGTGTTCCAGGCCGGGCAGGCGACGACGAGCTTCATCGACCAACGCCCCGAGCTGCTCGAGGCCCGCATGGGTGGCGACCGAGGCACGCGCCTGCTCACCTACCTCGCCGACGTCAGCGTCAACCAGCCCCACGGGCCCGCGACGACCCACCTCAAACCGCGCACGAAGCTGCCGACGCTCGACACGGCATCCCCCCTGCCACGCGGCAACCGCGACCTGCTACGCGAGGTCGGCCCTGCCGAGTTCGCGCGCCAGCTGCGCGAGCGCACCGACGTGCCCGTCACCGACACGACCTTCCGCGACGCCCACCAGAGCCTGCTCGCCACCCGGATGCGCACCCGCGACCTGCTGCACGTCGCCGGGCACGTCTCGCGCCTCACGCCCGAACTGCTGTCGATGGAGGCGTGGGGAGGCGCGACCTACGACGTCGCGCTGCGCTTCCTGTCCGAGGACCCCTGGGAGCGCCTGGCCCTGCTGCGCGAGGCGATGCCGAACATCCCGCTCCAGATGCTGCTGCGTGGGCGCAACACGGTGGGCTACACCCCGTACCCGACCAAGGTGACCGACGCGTTCGTCGCCGAGGCGGCCCGCACCGGCCTGGACATCTTCCGCATCTTCGACTCCCTCAACGACGTCTCGCAGATGCGCCCTGCCGTGGATGCCGTGCTCGCCACCGACACCGCGGTCGCCGAGGTGGCGCTGTGCTACACCGGCAACCTGCTCGACCCCGGTGAGCGCCTCTACACGCTCGACTACTACCTGCGCCTTGCCGAGCAGATCGTCGACACCGGCGCGCACGTGCTTGCCATCAAGGACATGGCGGGGTTGCTGCGGGCACCGGCCGCGGCGACGCTCGTGCGGGCGCTGCGGTCACGGTTCGACCTGCCCGTGCACCTGCACACCCACGACACCGCCGGCGGCCAGATCGGGACGCTGCTCGCCGCCATCGACGCCGGGGTGGATGCCGTGGACGCCGCCTGTTCGTCGATGTCCGGCACGACCAGCCAGCCGAGCCTGTCGGCGCTGGTCGCGGCGACCGACGGCACCGAGCGGCCGACCGGGTTGGACATCGACAAGGTGTTCTCGCTCGAGCCCTACTGGGAGGCCGTGCGCACGATCTACAAGCCGTTCGAGTCGGGGCTGGCCTCGCCGACGGGGCGCGTGTACTTCCACGAGATCCCCGGTGGGCAGCTGTCCAACCTGCGCCAGCAGGCGATCGCGCTCGGCCTCGGCGACCGGTTCGAGGACATCGAGGACATGTACGCCGCGGCGAACCGCATCCTCGGCAACATCGTCAAGGTGACGCCGTCGTCGAAGGTCGTCGGCGACCTGGCCCTAGCCCTGGTCGGGGCCGGAGCCGACCCGGCCGACTTCGAGGAGAACCCGACGAAGTACGACATCCCCGACTCGGTGATCGGCTTCCTCGAAGGCGAGCTCGGCGACCCGCCCGGCGGGTGGCCCGAGCCGTTCCGCACCAAGGCACTTCAGGGGCGCACCGCCAAGCCGCGGCAGACCGAACTGACCCCCGAGCAGGAGGCCGCGCTGGTCACCGACCCGCGCCGCACCCTGAACCAGTTGCTCTTCCCCGGGCCCACCAAGGAGTTCGAGGCGAGCCGCGAGGCCTTCGGTGACCTGTCGGTGCTCGGCACCATCGAGTTCCTGCACGGCCTGGAACAGGGCACCGAGTACGAGGCCGAGATCGAAGCCGGCAAGCGCCTCATCCTCGGGATCAGCTCGGTGGGTGAGGCCGACCGACAGGGCATGCGCACCGTGATGTGCACGCTCAACGGGCAGTTCCGGCCGGTGACGGTGCGCGACCGGTCGATCACCGCCGACGTCAAGGCCGTCGAGAAAGCCGACCCGTCGGTGCCCGGGCACGTGCCGGCGCCGTTCTCGGGGGTCGTCACGCCGGTCGTCGCCGAGGGTGACACCGTCGAGCCCGGCGGAGTCGTCGCGACGATCGAGGCGATGAAGATGGAGGCCAACATCACCAGCCCCGTGGGCGGCACCGTGGCACGGCTGGCCTTCAGCGGGCACCACCAGCAGGTCGAGGGTGGCGACCTGATCGTCGTCGTCACCCCGGCCTGA
- a CDS encoding choline kinase family protein, with amino-acid sequence MTDLDTLLDGIPTLTGQGRHVTPLPGGLTNVNHRVRTDAGLDVVVRVSSPDTGLLGVDRHAEHHNTLAAAAAGVGAPVIDYLEGRGVMVVGFLPGRTWVDADVAANPVRLAAALRRLHAGPAFIGRFDMFAVREQYLGVVREHGFRMPPRYLTLQPHLERVQAAFSLAPEPLVPCHNDLLAANVLDDRGDLRIIDYEYSGMNEPSFELGNAAAEAHLDPDQLAALCTAYYGDLLTPEGLDARVARAELWGWVARYGWTLWGMIQDGMSSLDFDFWGWAMDKWEPAQELATSARFEQLLARVAGEVPR; translated from the coding sequence GTGACCGATCTCGACACGCTGCTCGACGGCATCCCCACCCTCACCGGGCAGGGGCGTCACGTGACGCCCCTGCCCGGCGGGCTGACCAACGTCAACCACCGGGTGCGCACGGATGCGGGTCTCGACGTCGTCGTGCGCGTCTCGTCGCCCGACACCGGGCTCCTCGGCGTCGATCGCCACGCCGAACACCACAACACCCTCGCGGCGGCTGCGGCCGGGGTCGGCGCGCCGGTGATCGACTACCTCGAGGGCCGTGGCGTCATGGTCGTGGGGTTCCTCCCGGGGCGCACCTGGGTCGACGCCGACGTCGCAGCCAACCCGGTGCGGCTGGCCGCGGCCCTGCGTCGCCTGCACGCCGGACCGGCGTTCATCGGCCGGTTCGACATGTTCGCGGTGCGCGAGCAGTACCTCGGCGTCGTGCGGGAGCACGGATTCCGGATGCCGCCGCGCTACCTCACGCTCCAGCCTCACCTCGAGCGGGTGCAGGCCGCCTTCTCCCTGGCGCCCGAGCCCCTCGTGCCCTGCCACAACGACCTGCTCGCCGCGAACGTGCTCGACGACCGCGGGGACTTGCGGATCATCGACTACGAGTACTCGGGCATGAACGAGCCGTCCTTCGAGCTCGGCAACGCTGCGGCCGAGGCCCACCTGGACCCTGACCAGCTGGCGGCCCTGTGCACCGCCTACTACGGCGACCTCCTCACCCCCGAAGGACTCGACGCCCGCGTCGCCCGCGCCGAGCTGTGGGGCTGGGTCGCCCGCTACGGCTGGACGCTGTGGGGGATGATCCAGGACGGCATGAGCAGCCTGGACTTCGACTTCTGGGGGTGGGCCATGGACAAGTGGGAGCCCGCGCAGGAGCTGGCCACGAGTGCCCGGTTCGAGCAGCTGCTCGCCCGGGTGGCGGGGGAGGTGCCCCGGTGA
- a CDS encoding phosphatase PAP2 family protein, which yields MPTSPAPPDREDAELERIGERDLAQWPTRFGQHLVAAIARVVVVLGRVWRWSLANLALVLTTLIGGVIVLGATLLSAEVYEAVVENDGLAALDEPVLEAAVNSRTPASEEWVTHFTDLGGTVGMPLIAAAIVITLAVRRRSWLPVVLMLIATAGSVLITVLGKDLTARARPPVVYAVPPLETSPSFPSGHTLNATVVLGLSAYLVMLGRRHLRSRVLVASVVVVFVVAMGLSRVWLGHHWLTDVMAGWLVGLAWLAAVITGHRVKVTLDRAERATDQREDQAADQPAGSVTIARPASSRATGTRNGEHDT from the coding sequence ATGCCGACTTCTCCCGCGCCACCGGACCGTGAGGACGCGGAGCTCGAGCGGATCGGTGAGCGTGATCTCGCGCAGTGGCCCACCCGCTTCGGCCAGCACCTCGTGGCCGCGATCGCCCGCGTCGTCGTCGTGCTCGGCCGCGTCTGGCGCTGGAGCCTGGCCAACCTCGCCCTGGTGCTCACGACGCTCATCGGTGGGGTGATCGTGCTCGGGGCGACGCTGCTCTCGGCCGAGGTCTACGAGGCGGTGGTCGAGAACGACGGGTTGGCCGCGCTCGACGAGCCGGTGCTCGAGGCCGCCGTGAACAGCCGCACCCCTGCCAGTGAGGAGTGGGTCACCCACTTCACCGACCTCGGCGGCACGGTGGGGATGCCGCTCATCGCCGCGGCGATCGTCATCACCCTCGCTGTTCGTCGCCGTTCGTGGTTGCCGGTGGTCCTCATGCTCATCGCCACGGCCGGGTCGGTACTCATCACCGTGCTGGGCAAGGACCTCACGGCCCGGGCACGACCCCCGGTGGTCTACGCGGTGCCGCCGCTCGAGACCTCGCCGTCGTTCCCGTCGGGCCACACCCTGAACGCCACCGTGGTGCTCGGCCTGTCGGCGTACCTGGTGATGCTCGGGCGCCGGCACCTGCGCAGCAGGGTCCTCGTCGCCTCGGTCGTCGTCGTGTTCGTCGTGGCGATGGGGTTGTCGAGGGTGTGGCTGGGCCACCACTGGCTCACCGACGTCATGGCGGGCTGGCTCGTCGGCCTGGCCTGGCTCGCCGCGGTCATCACGGGTCACCGCGTCAAGGTCACCCTCGACCGCGCCGAACGCGCCACGGATCAGCGAGAGGACCAGGCGGCGGATCAGCCAGCCGGGTCGGTCACCATCGCGCGACCGGCCTCGAGCCGGGCAACGGGCACTCGGAACGGTGAGCACGACACGTAG
- a CDS encoding amino acid permease encodes MADVHLTDDERKLAELGYKQELNRSWSGFSNFAISFSIISILAGCFTTFGQAWNNGGPIAISIGWPIIAAFILIIGFCMSELVSAYPTSGGIYWWAAKLGGAKAGYYTGWLNLIGLLAVDASVAYGCATFFDLSFSTMSESWAAGYSLQRVFWMFLVVLFLTAMVNIFGGHLLAMLNNISVWWHVAGAAIIIAILVFLPEKHMSVADVFSMRVNNSGGLAGGETSGWSFWFYVLPLGFLLTQYTITGFDASAHLSEETHDAADGAAKGIWRSIFYSAVGGWVLLLAFLFAVQDADAVTAGGGGVAVIFNQALSSGWAGTVLLIASIGQFFCTTACMTSTSRMLFAFSRDGAVPFASKWATLNASKVPANAVIISSVIAALITVPALVEVNIGTDEAPIIVPTAFYAVVSVGVIGLYTAFAVPIYLRWRAGDSFKQGSWNLGNKWRWMAPVAVAEIAIISIYFILPFTPAANPFNENFEWKFVNYAPILTGGTLLALWIGWHLSAKKWFTGPKMTIDLPEGVTSAEEIELEHHGKTAHGGTTHDWKPGDPLS; translated from the coding sequence GTGGCTGATGTGCACCTGACGGACGACGAACGCAAGCTCGCCGAGCTCGGCTACAAGCAGGAGCTCAACCGATCGTGGTCGGGCTTCTCCAACTTCGCCATCTCCTTCTCGATCATCTCGATCCTGGCCGGATGCTTCACGACCTTCGGTCAGGCGTGGAACAACGGCGGCCCGATCGCCATCTCGATCGGCTGGCCCATCATCGCGGCCTTCATCCTCATCATCGGGTTCTGCATGAGCGAGCTCGTCTCGGCCTACCCGACCTCCGGTGGCATCTACTGGTGGGCCGCCAAGCTCGGCGGCGCCAAGGCCGGGTACTACACCGGCTGGCTCAACCTCATCGGTCTGCTCGCAGTCGACGCGTCGGTGGCGTACGGCTGCGCGACCTTCTTCGACCTGTCCTTCAGCACGATGAGCGAGTCGTGGGCCGCGGGCTACAGCCTCCAGCGCGTCTTCTGGATGTTCCTCGTCGTCCTGTTCCTCACCGCGATGGTCAACATCTTCGGCGGGCACCTGCTCGCGATGCTCAACAACATCTCGGTGTGGTGGCACGTCGCGGGCGCGGCGATCATCATCGCCATTCTCGTCTTCCTGCCCGAGAAGCACATGAGCGTCGCGGACGTCTTCTCGATGCGGGTCAACAACAGCGGTGGCCTGGCGGGCGGCGAGACCAGCGGCTGGTCGTTCTGGTTCTACGTGCTCCCGCTCGGCTTCCTGCTCACCCAGTACACGATCACCGGCTTCGACGCCTCGGCCCACCTGTCCGAGGAGACCCACGACGCCGCGGATGGCGCCGCCAAGGGCATCTGGCGCTCGATCTTCTACTCCGCCGTCGGTGGGTGGGTGCTCCTGCTCGCCTTCCTCTTCGCCGTCCAGGACGCGGATGCCGTGACCGCCGGCGGCGGTGGCGTCGCCGTGATCTTCAACCAGGCGTTGTCGTCGGGCTGGGCCGGGACGGTGCTGCTGATCGCGAGCATCGGGCAGTTCTTCTGCACGACGGCGTGCATGACCTCCACCTCCCGGATGCTCTTCGCGTTCAGCCGTGACGGCGCCGTGCCGTTCGCCTCGAAGTGGGCCACTCTCAACGCCAGCAAGGTGCCGGCAAACGCCGTGATCATCTCCTCGGTCATCGCGGCGCTCATCACCGTGCCGGCGCTCGTCGAGGTGAACATCGGCACCGACGAGGCCCCGATCATCGTGCCGACCGCGTTCTACGCCGTGGTCTCCGTCGGCGTCATCGGCCTCTACACCGCCTTCGCGGTGCCGATCTACCTGCGCTGGCGGGCCGGCGACTCCTTCAAGCAGGGGTCGTGGAACCTGGGCAACAAGTGGCGTTGGATGGCCCCGGTCGCCGTCGCGGAGATCGCGATCATCAGCATCTACTTCATCCTCCCGTTCACCCCGGCGGCCAACCCGTTCAACGAGAACTTCGAGTGGAAGTTCGTCAACTACGCACCGATCCTCACCGGCGGCACGTTGTTGGCGCTGTGGATCGGGTGGCACCTGTCGGCCAAGAAGTGGTTCACCGGGCCGAAGATGACCATCGACCTGCCCGAGGGCGTCACGTCCGCGGAGGAGATCGAGCTCGAGCACCACGGCAAGACCGCCCACGGTGGCACGACGCACGACTGGAAGCCCGGCGACCCGTTGTCCTGA